One Streptomyces sp. P9-A2 DNA window includes the following coding sequences:
- a CDS encoding nitroreductase family deazaflavin-dependent oxidoreductase, whose amino-acid sequence MSTHVKKPGWFTVHVLNRLVAWLTRRGLSVWGSRVLAVRGRKSGQWRTTPVNLMTLDGAQYLVAPRGHVQWTHNMRAAGGGELHLGKNVEAFTASEVADDDKPPLLRAYLKRWKAEVGVFFDGVGPDSSDEELRRVAPDHPVFRVTVTG is encoded by the coding sequence ATGTCCACGCACGTCAAGAAGCCCGGCTGGTTCACCGTCCATGTCCTCAACCGCCTCGTGGCGTGGCTGACCCGCCGCGGGCTGAGCGTCTGGGGGTCCAGGGTGCTTGCGGTCCGCGGCCGCAAGAGCGGTCAGTGGCGGACCACCCCGGTCAATCTGATGACCCTGGACGGTGCTCAGTACCTCGTCGCGCCCCGGGGCCACGTCCAGTGGACGCACAACATGCGGGCGGCCGGCGGCGGCGAACTGCACCTCGGGAAGAACGTCGAGGCCTTCACCGCGTCCGAGGTCGCCGACGACGACAAGCCGCCCCTGCTGCGCGCCTACCTCAAGCGCTGGAAGGCGGAGGTCGGCGTCTTCTTCGACGGAGTGGGCCCGGACTCCTCCGACGAGGAGCTGCGCCGCGTCGCCCCCGACCACCCGGTCTTCCGGGTCACGGTCACGGGCTGA
- a CDS encoding TetR/AcrR family transcriptional regulator, which yields MSTAQGARARARIEVTAAIKEEARRQLAAEGAAKLSLRAVARELGMASSALYRYFPSRDDLLTALIIDAYDSLGEAVETAHDEVADTPPAHRWTVVCEGARTWALGHPHEYALIYGSPVPGYKAPDATVPAASRLAFLIFDVLRDAHRCSALALPPLSAELRPEAERMAADLAPDLPPEVVVAMVAAWAELFGLVGFELFGHFHRVVEDRARFFRHAVDRLARSVGLPAAS from the coding sequence ATGAGCACCGCACAGGGCGCCCGCGCACGGGCCAGGATCGAAGTCACCGCGGCGATCAAGGAGGAGGCCCGCAGACAGCTCGCGGCGGAAGGTGCCGCCAAGCTCTCACTGCGAGCCGTGGCCCGTGAACTCGGCATGGCGTCCTCCGCCCTGTACCGGTACTTCCCCAGCCGAGACGATCTGCTGACCGCTCTCATCATCGACGCCTACGACTCCCTCGGCGAGGCCGTCGAAACGGCCCATGACGAGGTCGCCGACACCCCGCCGGCCCACCGCTGGACCGTGGTGTGCGAAGGCGCGCGCACCTGGGCGCTCGGGCACCCGCACGAGTACGCCCTGATCTACGGTTCGCCGGTCCCCGGCTACAAGGCACCCGACGCCACCGTGCCGGCCGCCTCCCGCCTGGCCTTCCTCATCTTCGACGTCCTGCGGGACGCACACCGCTGCTCCGCTCTGGCCCTGCCGCCCCTGTCGGCCGAACTGCGGCCGGAGGCCGAGCGGATGGCCGCCGACCTCGCGCCCGACCTCCCCCCGGAGGTGGTGGTGGCGATGGTGGCGGCCTGGGCCGAGCTGTTCGGACTGGTCGGGTTCGAACTGTTCGGGCACTTCCACCGGGTCGTGGAGGACCGTGCGAGGTTCTTCCGGCACGCGGTGGACCGTCTCGCCCGTTCGGTCGGCCTGCCGGCGGCGTCGTAA
- a CDS encoding geranylgeranyl reductase family protein produces the protein MSSENSSADDARQVWDVVVVGAGPAGASAAYAAAVAGRRVLLLEKAELPRYKTCGGGIIGPSRDSLPPGFELPLKDRVHAVTFSLNGRFTRTRRSRQMLFGLINRPEFDHQLVEHAQKAGAEVRTGAAVQRVEQHGPAVPDRRTVALVLQGGERVLARAVVGADGSSGRIGAHVGVKVAQVDLGLEAEIPVPDTVAEDWKGRVLIDWGPMPGSYGWVFPKGDTLTVGVISRRGEGAATKRYLEDFIGRLGLAGFEPSISSGHLTRCRADDSPLSRGRVLVCGDAAGLLEPWTREGISFALRSGRLAGEWAVRIAEAHDAVDTRRQALNYAFAVKAGLGTEMSVGKRILAAFERRPGVLHAVLTTFRPAWNAFRDITRGSTTLGELVRTHPLAHRAMIALERRPSGGGSGATDRAGSGDGAQSGSEAGGTSVSP, from the coding sequence GTGAGCAGCGAGAACTCTTCGGCGGACGACGCGCGGCAGGTATGGGACGTCGTCGTGGTGGGCGCGGGGCCCGCGGGGGCCTCGGCCGCCTACGCGGCAGCGGTCGCGGGACGGCGCGTGCTGTTGCTGGAGAAGGCGGAACTGCCGCGCTACAAAACGTGTGGTGGCGGCATCATCGGTCCGTCGCGGGACTCCCTGCCTCCCGGCTTCGAGCTTCCGCTGAAGGACCGGGTGCACGCGGTGACGTTCTCGCTCAACGGCCGTTTCACCCGTACCCGTCGCTCCCGGCAGATGCTGTTCGGGCTGATCAACCGGCCCGAGTTCGACCACCAGCTGGTGGAGCACGCGCAGAAGGCCGGTGCCGAGGTGCGCACCGGTGCCGCCGTGCAGCGGGTCGAGCAGCACGGCCCGGCGGTACCGGACCGCCGCACGGTCGCCCTTGTCCTGCAGGGCGGCGAGAGAGTGCTCGCGCGGGCCGTGGTCGGCGCGGACGGCAGCTCCGGCCGCATAGGAGCACACGTCGGAGTCAAGGTGGCCCAGGTCGACCTGGGCCTGGAGGCGGAGATCCCGGTACCGGACACCGTCGCCGAGGACTGGAAGGGGCGGGTCCTCATCGACTGGGGCCCGATGCCCGGCAGTTACGGCTGGGTCTTCCCCAAGGGGGACACGCTCACCGTCGGCGTGATCTCCCGGCGTGGTGAAGGCGCCGCGACCAAGCGGTACTTGGAGGACTTCATCGGGCGGCTCGGTCTCGCCGGCTTCGAACCGAGCATCTCCTCGGGCCACTTGACCCGGTGCCGGGCGGACGACTCCCCGCTGTCGCGCGGACGGGTGCTCGTGTGCGGGGACGCCGCCGGGCTTCTGGAACCGTGGACCCGCGAGGGCATCTCCTTCGCGCTGCGCTCGGGCCGGCTGGCGGGGGAGTGGGCGGTGCGCATCGCCGAGGCCCACGACGCCGTGGACACACGCCGGCAGGCGCTGAACTACGCCTTCGCGGTCAAGGCGGGGCTCGGTACCGAGATGAGCGTGGGCAAGCGGATACTGGCCGCGTTCGAGCGGCGCCCCGGGGTGCTCCACGCCGTCCTCACCACCTTCCGCCCCGCCTGGAACGCCTTCCGGGACATCACCCGCGGTTCGACGACGCTCGGCGAGCTGGTCCGTACCCACCCGCTGGCCCACCGCGCCATGATCGCGCTGGAGCGGCGTCCTTCGGGCGGCGGCTCCGGTGCCACGGACAGGGCCGGTTCCGGGGACGGGGCCCAAAGCGGCTCCGAGGCCGGGGGCACGTCCGTCAGCCCGTGA
- a CDS encoding DUF6332 family protein produces the protein MRRTQAERDAITVEIGYALCSAAFAAVVAFGAVAGPALLFTLPDAVEGLLLGAGTVLAPVLFLVRVVSVLRRFRSTDQPSQPGRTRPDS, from the coding sequence GTGCGGCGGACTCAGGCCGAGCGGGATGCGATCACCGTCGAGATCGGCTACGCGCTGTGCAGCGCGGCGTTCGCCGCTGTGGTCGCCTTCGGTGCCGTGGCGGGTCCGGCGCTGCTCTTCACCCTCCCGGATGCCGTCGAAGGGCTGCTGCTCGGCGCCGGGACGGTGCTTGCGCCGGTCCTCTTCCTGGTTCGGGTGGTCAGTGTACTAAGGCGGTTCCGGTCAACGGATCAGCCGAGCCAGCCCGGCCGGACCAGACCCGACTCGTAA
- a CDS encoding ROK family protein, producing the protein MHTDLVAALDIGGTKIAGALVDGQGRIQVRAQRPTPAEADGDTVMRSVEAVLGELTASPLWGHASAVGIGSAGPVDASAGTVSPVNVPGWRDYPLVAGVRAATGGLPVELIGDGVAIAAAEHWQGAARGHDNALCMVVSTGVGGGLVLGGRLRPGPTGNTGHIGHISVDLDGDPCPCGSRGCVERIASGPNIARRALANGWLPGPDGDTSAAAVAIAARAGDPVAVASFARAARALAAGIAATATLVEIDIAVVGGGVGKAGEVLFAPLRQALTEYATLSFVRRLVVTPARMGTDAGLVGAAAAALTLRTDPAAAGV; encoded by the coding sequence ATGCACACCGACCTCGTGGCAGCACTCGACATCGGCGGCACCAAGATCGCCGGTGCGCTGGTGGACGGGCAGGGCCGGATACAGGTCCGCGCCCAGCGGCCGACGCCCGCCGAGGCGGACGGCGACACCGTGATGCGGTCGGTCGAGGCGGTGCTGGGCGAGCTCACCGCGTCCCCGCTGTGGGGGCACGCGAGCGCTGTCGGCATCGGCAGCGCGGGCCCCGTGGACGCCTCCGCGGGCACGGTGAGTCCGGTGAACGTGCCCGGCTGGCGTGACTACCCGCTGGTCGCCGGGGTCCGGGCGGCGACCGGTGGACTGCCCGTGGAGCTGATCGGCGACGGTGTGGCGATCGCGGCGGCCGAACACTGGCAGGGCGCCGCCCGCGGCCATGACAACGCGCTGTGCATGGTCGTCTCGACCGGGGTCGGCGGCGGACTCGTGCTGGGCGGCCGACTGCGCCCCGGGCCGACCGGTAACACGGGGCACATCGGCCACATCAGCGTGGACCTCGACGGCGACCCGTGCCCGTGCGGCTCGCGCGGCTGCGTGGAGCGCATCGCGAGTGGGCCCAACATCGCCCGCCGAGCCCTGGCGAACGGCTGGCTCCCCGGACCGGACGGCGACACCTCCGCCGCGGCGGTGGCCATCGCCGCCCGTGCCGGGGACCCGGTGGCCGTGGCGTCGTTCGCGCGGGCCGCACGGGCGCTGGCCGCCGGAATCGCGGCCACCGCGACGCTCGTCGAGATCGACATCGCCGTGGTCGGCGGGGGGGTGGGCAAGGCGGGCGAGGTCCTCTTCGCCCCCCTGCGTCAGGCCCTGACCGAGTACGCGACGCTGTCGTTCGTCCGGCGTCTGGTGGTGACGCCGGCACGGATGGGAACCGACGCCGGGCTGGTGGGCGCCGCGGCGGCGGCCCTGACACTGCGGACGGACCCGGCGGCGGCGGGCGTCTGA
- a CDS encoding MarR family winged helix-turn-helix transcriptional regulator, translating into MAAKQAEKALVQQWRDILALHARTQCELDRALHEHGLCGSDFEVLDILASAVRGCSYRVQEIAGRVHLSQSALSRLIVRLEREGLAERGTCAEDRRGVRVSLTAKGRALHGEVLPVQRAVLTRMLTHP; encoded by the coding sequence ATGGCGGCGAAGCAGGCCGAAAAGGCGCTCGTGCAACAGTGGCGGGACATACTGGCCCTGCATGCCCGCACGCAGTGCGAACTCGACCGTGCACTACATGAACACGGCCTGTGCGGCAGCGACTTCGAAGTTCTGGACATCCTCGCGAGCGCGGTGCGTGGCTGTTCCTACCGCGTCCAGGAGATCGCCGGGCGTGTCCACCTGAGCCAGAGCGCGCTCTCCCGGCTGATCGTCCGTCTGGAGCGGGAGGGGCTCGCCGAACGGGGCACGTGCGCGGAGGACCGGAGGGGCGTCCGGGTCTCGCTGACGGCGAAGGGGCGCGCACTGCACGGTGAAGTGCTTCCCGTTCAGCGCGCGGTGCTGACCCGGATGCTCACGCACCCCTGA
- a CDS encoding dipeptidase, whose amino-acid sequence MSSNPVAVTVASLMPRAKEELAELVAFKSVADFGQFPRSESEGAARWVADALTAEGFQDVALLDTPDGTQSVYGFLPGPEGARTVLLYAHYDVQPPLDEAGWDTPPFELTERDGRWYGRGAADCKGGVIMHLLALRALKANGGVPVNVKVIAEGSEEQGTGGLERYAEQHPELLAADTVVIGDSGNFRAGLPTVTATLRGMTLVRLRVDTLEGNLHSGQFGGAAPDALAALIHVLGSLRAEDGGTTVDGLAGDSAWDGLQYDDEQFRKDAKVLDGVELIGSGTIADRVWARPAVTVLGIDCPPVVGATPSVQASARALISLRVPPGVDAAEATELLLAHLEAHTPWGARVSTEHIGQGQAFRADTTSPAYRAMAEAMAVAYPGQEMSYAGQGGSIPLCNTLASLYPQAEILLIGLSEPEAQIHAVNESVSPDELERLSVTEALFLRNYASAAEPTG is encoded by the coding sequence ATGTCGTCGAATCCGGTCGCCGTGACCGTCGCCTCACTGATGCCCAGGGCGAAGGAGGAGCTCGCCGAGCTGGTGGCCTTCAAGTCGGTGGCGGACTTCGGCCAGTTCCCGCGCAGCGAGAGCGAAGGCGCCGCACGCTGGGTCGCGGACGCGCTCACGGCCGAGGGGTTCCAGGACGTGGCCCTCCTCGACACCCCCGACGGCACCCAGTCGGTGTACGGCTTCCTCCCCGGCCCCGAGGGCGCCAGGACAGTGCTCCTGTACGCCCACTACGACGTGCAGCCGCCGCTGGACGAGGCCGGCTGGGACACCCCGCCGTTCGAGCTCACCGAGCGGGACGGCCGCTGGTACGGGCGCGGGGCCGCCGACTGCAAGGGCGGGGTGATCATGCACCTGCTGGCGCTGCGCGCGCTCAAGGCGAACGGCGGTGTTCCCGTCAACGTCAAGGTGATCGCCGAGGGTTCGGAGGAGCAGGGCACCGGCGGCCTGGAGCGGTACGCCGAGCAGCACCCCGAACTGCTGGCCGCCGACACTGTCGTCATCGGCGACAGCGGAAATTTCCGCGCCGGTCTGCCGACGGTGACCGCCACCCTCCGCGGTATGACGCTCGTACGACTGCGTGTCGACACCCTCGAAGGCAACCTGCACTCGGGTCAGTTCGGCGGCGCCGCGCCCGACGCCCTGGCCGCCCTGATCCACGTCCTGGGCTCGCTGCGCGCCGAGGACGGCGGCACGACCGTCGACGGGCTGGCCGGCGACAGTGCCTGGGACGGGCTGCAGTACGACGACGAGCAGTTCCGCAAGGACGCCAAGGTCCTCGACGGCGTGGAGCTGATCGGCTCCGGCACGATCGCCGACCGCGTCTGGGCCCGCCCGGCCGTCACCGTCCTCGGCATCGACTGCCCGCCGGTCGTCGGCGCGACCCCGTCCGTGCAGGCGAGCGCCCGCGCGCTGATCAGCCTGCGCGTGCCGCCGGGTGTCGACGCGGCCGAGGCGACCGAGCTGCTCCTGGCGCACCTGGAGGCGCACACGCCGTGGGGCGCGCGGGTGAGCACCGAGCACATCGGACAGGGGCAGGCGTTCCGCGCCGACACCACCAGCCCGGCCTACCGGGCCATGGCCGAGGCGATGGCGGTCGCGTACCCGGGCCAGGAGATGAGTTACGCGGGGCAGGGCGGATCCATCCCGCTGTGCAACACCCTCGCGTCCCTCTACCCGCAGGCGGAGATCCTGCTCATCGGTCTGAGTGAGCCGGAGGCGCAGATCCACGCGGTGAACGAGAGCGTCTCGCCCGACGAACTGGAACGGCTGTCGGTCACGGAGGCGCTGTTCCTGCGCAACTACGCGTCCGCGGCCGAGCCCACGGGCTGA
- a CDS encoding NUDIX hydrolase, with translation MIVWINGAFGAGKTTTARELIELIPNSALFDPEVIGGALSHLLPPKRLAEVGDFQGLPIWRRLVIDTAAAMLAELGGTLVVPMTLLRQDYRDEIFGGLAARRIPVRHILLAPAETILRERIASREVPPDLPDGEIRIRQWSYDHIEPYKTALASWLTADAYPVGTGPLSPYDTAVRIVEAVGSGEAPACDIVQTPEPTAETVAAGVLLFDECDRVLLVDPTYKPGWEFPGGVVEPGEAPARAGMREVAEETGIRLDDAPSLLVVDWEPPAPPAYGGLRLLFDGGRLHAADAARLLLPGPELRDWRFVSETEAAGMLPPVRYERLRRALRARERGKAMYLEAGVPVG, from the coding sequence GTGATCGTCTGGATCAACGGCGCGTTCGGTGCGGGGAAGACCACGACCGCACGGGAACTGATCGAACTGATCCCGAACAGCGCGCTCTTCGACCCAGAAGTCATCGGCGGGGCGCTCAGTCATCTGCTTCCGCCCAAACGCCTGGCCGAGGTCGGCGACTTCCAGGGCCTTCCCATCTGGCGCCGGCTCGTGATCGACACGGCGGCGGCGATGCTCGCCGAACTCGGCGGGACCCTGGTCGTTCCCATGACCCTGCTGAGACAGGACTACCGCGACGAGATCTTCGGCGGTCTCGCGGCCCGCCGCATTCCGGTCCGGCATATCCTCCTCGCTCCGGCGGAAACGATCCTGCGTGAGCGAATAGCGAGCCGGGAGGTTCCGCCGGACCTCCCGGACGGCGAGATACGGATCCGGCAGTGGTCCTACGACCACATCGAGCCGTACAAAACCGCCCTGGCCTCCTGGCTCACCGCCGACGCCTATCCGGTCGGCACCGGCCCGCTGAGCCCGTACGACACCGCCGTCCGGATCGTCGAGGCGGTCGGCAGCGGCGAGGCACCCGCCTGCGACATCGTACAGACGCCCGAGCCGACGGCCGAGACGGTCGCCGCCGGTGTCCTCCTCTTCGACGAGTGCGACAGAGTGCTGCTGGTCGACCCGACCTACAAGCCGGGCTGGGAGTTCCCCGGCGGGGTCGTCGAACCCGGTGAGGCGCCCGCGCGCGCGGGTATGCGCGAAGTCGCCGAGGAGACCGGCATCCGCCTCGACGACGCGCCGTCCCTGCTCGTCGTCGACTGGGAACCGCCCGCGCCGCCCGCCTACGGCGGCCTGCGCCTGCTCTTCGACGGTGGCCGTCTCCACGCCGCCGACGCCGCGCGGCTGCTGCTGCCCGGCCCCGAACTCCGCGACTGGCGCTTCGTCTCCGAGACGGAGGCCGCCGGCATGCTGCCCCCGGTGCGCTACGAACGGCTCCGCCGCGCCCTGCGGGCACGGGAACGCGGGAAGGCGATGTATCTGGAAGCGGGGGTACCGGTCGGCTGA